The Panicum hallii strain FIL2 chromosome 9, PHallii_v3.1, whole genome shotgun sequence genome has a window encoding:
- the LOC112873045 gene encoding uncharacterized protein LOC112873045 — translation MARTRQTACKSTRAPPHPIHHPQEVPDQEEQEQPEGLPEFVIVEDDDDDYYGYHEGGWMDTDTEEEPMELPEDHPDATSNSNKDAAGGDGADPGAGGGDGAEDGDDDPTASNGGDEDPDDDPKPIVAVDSPPPKPHFKKQIHLLDFVEGPFPALLWRAM, via the coding sequence ATGGCCAGAACCAGACAGACCGCCTGCAAGAGCACCCGTGCACCGCCTCATCCGATCCATCATCCTCAGGAAGTGCCCGACCAGGAGGAACAAGAGCAGCCGGAGGGCTTGCCCGAGTTCGTGATAGTCGAAGATGACGATGACGACTACTACGGCTACCATGAAGGAGGCTGGATGGAcactgacactgaggaggagcccatggagcttCCTGAGGACCACCCTGACGCCACCAGCAATAGCAATAAGGATGCTGCAGGAGGAGACGGTGCTGATCCAGGTGCCGGAGGAGGAGACGGTgctgaagatggtgatgatgacccaACTGCATCCAATGGTGGTGACGAggacccagatgatgatccaaaGCCAATCGTTGCAGTAGATTCACCGCCACCTAAGCCCCACTTCAAGAAGCAGATACATCTCCTGGACTTTGTCGAAGGTCCATTCCCAGCGCTTCTTTGGAGGGCCATGTAG